The following are from one region of the Paenibacillus bovis genome:
- a CDS encoding DMT family transporter, with protein sequence MFSINKLRERVTISKLLIYLTAMIAGMSLSIEAAIGGALGEHVGELESTYYIFIIGAMATFLVTLFFGKGDLRQILTVPKWNLTGGLLGVVYLALLVISVTLMGVGVSVTAVIVGQIIMSILIEHFGLLGSPRIAFNRNRLIAVVLLMISFVLVL encoded by the coding sequence ATATTCTCGATAAATAAATTAAGGGAGAGGGTTACTATTTCCAAATTACTGATATATCTGACAGCCATGATTGCAGGCATGTCACTCAGTATAGAAGCAGCGATTGGAGGAGCGCTGGGTGAGCATGTAGGCGAGCTGGAGAGTACTTATTACATTTTCATTATAGGAGCGATGGCTACGTTTCTGGTTACTCTGTTTTTTGGTAAAGGCGATTTGCGGCAGATTCTCACCGTACCTAAGTGGAATCTGACCGGCGGATTGCTGGGCGTCGTCTATCTGGCACTGCTAGTGATCAGCGTCACATTGATGGGCGTCGGCGTCTCGGTGACAGCGGTAATTGTCGGTCAGATTATTATGAGTATTCTGATTGAACATTTTGGCCTGCTCGGTTCGCCGCGTATTGCGTTTAACCGTAATCGTCTGATAGCTGTTGTGCTGCTGATGATATCCTTTGTGCTTGTATTATAG
- the xerD gene encoding site-specific tyrosine recombinase XerD — translation MSDYLERFIRYLTEEKGLSRNTLESYQRDLNQFLEFAGQRQLTEPDQIRKTHIALFLGEMRQIGRASSTITRMTVSLRSFCQYLVREGIIQQDPSIHMEAPKAEKRLPHVMTVEEMERLLDAPEAYTSQGRRDRAMLELLYATGIRVSELISVNVEDVRLDLRFLRCASSSGKERIIPITGVTVKRVGEYIEEGRPQLIRNHPEEQALFVNQLGTRLTRQGFWKIIKKYAREAGIETDITPHTLRHSFAAHLLENGADLRSVQEMLGHADISTTQIYTQVSRKNMKDVYEAHHPRANAT, via the coding sequence GTGAGTGATTATTTGGAGAGATTTATCCGTTATCTGACCGAAGAGAAGGGATTATCGCGGAATACGCTGGAATCGTACCAGCGGGACCTGAATCAGTTTCTGGAGTTCGCCGGACAACGTCAGCTGACAGAACCGGATCAGATCCGCAAAACACATATTGCCCTGTTCCTGGGAGAAATGCGCCAGATCGGCAGAGCGTCATCCACCATTACCCGGATGACGGTTTCCCTGCGTTCATTTTGCCAGTACCTTGTTCGGGAAGGGATTATTCAGCAGGACCCGTCTATACATATGGAAGCACCCAAAGCAGAGAAACGTCTGCCGCACGTTATGACTGTCGAGGAAATGGAGCGTCTGCTGGATGCTCCGGAAGCGTATACTTCGCAGGGAAGACGTGACCGCGCTATGCTGGAACTGCTGTATGCGACAGGCATACGCGTCTCCGAACTGATCTCGGTCAATGTAGAGGATGTACGGCTCGACCTGAGATTCCTGCGCTGTGCCAGTAGTTCCGGCAAGGAGCGGATCATTCCCATTACCGGTGTCACCGTCAAACGTGTAGGTGAATATATAGAAGAAGGCCGTCCGCAGTTGATCCGGAATCATCCGGAAGAACAGGCTCTTTTCGTGAATCAGCTCGGTACCAGGCTGACACGGCAAGGCTTTTGGAAAATTATCAAAAAGTATGCGCGTGAAGCAGGGATTGAGACCGATATCACTCCACATACACTGCGGCACTCTTTTGCTGCCCATCTGCTGGAAAATGGAGCCGATCTGCGCTCGGTACAGGAAATGCTCGGCCACGCTGACATCTCCACGACCCAGATCTATACCCAGGTATCCCGGAAAAATATGAAGGATGTATACGAGGCCCATCATCCGCGTGCCAATGCGACCTGA
- a CDS encoding DMT family transporter: MNIIMLLLPLLAGIGLSVQSAVNGTFGKRVGTIESAFFTFFTGAIFLTIIVNFFGQGNILNIHEVPKWQLLCAIFGVIYLSLMVLAVPKIGVTAAVISVIVGQLVASMVIDHFGWFESEVVPFGIKRLIGVVLMCIALYFVFREKTDKSTASSS, translated from the coding sequence ATGAATATTATTATGCTGTTGCTGCCGCTGCTGGCAGGGATCGGGCTGAGTGTCCAATCCGCTGTCAATGGGACATTCGGCAAGCGGGTAGGTACGATAGAAAGTGCGTTTTTCACCTTTTTTACAGGAGCGATTTTCCTGACGATTATCGTAAACTTTTTTGGACAAGGGAATATACTGAATATTCATGAAGTTCCCAAATGGCAGCTGCTGTGCGCGATCTTCGGCGTAATCTATCTGTCTCTGATGGTACTGGCTGTACCGAAAATTGGCGTAACCGCAGCAGTCATCTCGGTCATCGTCGGTCAGCTGGTAGCGAGTATGGTGATCGACCATTTTGGCTGGTTCGAGAGTGAAGTGGTTCCGTTTGGCATCAAGCGGCTGATCGGAGTAGTACTGATGTGTATCGCACTGTATTTCGTTTTCCGTGAGAAAACAGATAAAAGTACTGCATCTTCATCCTAG
- a CDS encoding Imm26 family immunity protein — MPRRKYGTGDIFIIPMYDGRLAICQIIYALRGSLRKALPFGVLHIGSEEQLPDGHDGEFLTFQNHRGTFQIIFGAASNINKGSWRVTGHLPLTPEKEAMQTFQSSTHLYHGDEYLGVLPQEEWHKYPVLSVAGNERVQQYLAQYEQAASPVTNIDRKPI; from the coding sequence ATGCCAAGAAGAAAGTATGGGACTGGCGATATTTTTATTATTCCGATGTATGATGGCAGATTGGCTATTTGTCAGATTATTTATGCACTGCGTGGGAGTTTGAGAAAGGCCCTTCCGTTTGGAGTGCTGCATATCGGTAGCGAAGAGCAGCTGCCTGATGGTCATGATGGGGAGTTTCTGACTTTCCAGAATCACAGGGGAACTTTTCAGATTATTTTTGGTGCGGCTTCCAATATCAATAAAGGCAGCTGGCGAGTGACAGGTCATCTGCCGCTGACGCCGGAAAAAGAAGCCATGCAAACGTTCCAATCCAGTACACATCTGTATCATGGAGATGAGTATCTCGGTGTGCTGCCACAGGAAGAGTGGCACAAGTATCCGGTACTTTCGGTAGCCGGTAACGAACGGGTCCAGCAGTACCTGGCACAATATGAACAGGCTGCCAGTCCCGTTACCAATATTGATCGTAAACCAATTTGA
- a CDS encoding endonuclease Q family protein gives MSSLQRVYADLHIHIGRSEDGQPVKISGSRNLTFANIAKESSQRKGIGLVGIIDCHSPGVQQDIRNYMASGEMVESSGGGIVYGDTTILLGSEIEIREPGYQEAHVLVYFRDLERMTDFSRWMGGHMKNLQLSSQRLYVSYRELQHQVKQRDGLFIAAHMFTPHKGIYGSVTPRMSDVLDMDSIDGGELGLSADTTMAGYLSELDRYPLLTNSDAHSLGKIGREYNVFRMQEANFDEFRNVLQGREGRGIEANYGLDPRLGKYHRTYCTNCEHIIHEAEPALERCPYCGSTRLTIGVLDRILGIADRTEPQPPLDRPPYRYQVPLAFIPGLGPAKMNRLLEAFGTEMSILHNTSREELDAIVGSEIAGYIELARTGQLTLSAGGGGTYGKVVTG, from the coding sequence ATGAGTTCGTTGCAGCGCGTGTATGCCGATCTCCATATCCATATCGGGCGAAGTGAGGATGGGCAGCCGGTCAAGATCAGCGGTAGCCGCAACCTGACTTTTGCCAATATAGCCAAAGAATCTTCCCAGCGTAAAGGAATTGGATTGGTCGGTATTATAGATTGTCATTCACCGGGTGTACAACAGGATATCCGCAATTATATGGCTTCCGGCGAGATGGTAGAATCTTCGGGTGGAGGAATTGTATACGGAGATACAACGATTCTGCTTGGATCGGAGATTGAGATCCGTGAGCCTGGATATCAGGAAGCGCATGTACTTGTCTATTTCCGCGATTTGGAGCGGATGACCGACTTTAGCCGGTGGATGGGCGGTCATATGAAAAATCTGCAGCTTAGTTCCCAGCGTCTCTATGTCTCGTACCGGGAGCTGCAGCATCAGGTGAAGCAGCGGGATGGGTTGTTTATCGCGGCGCATATGTTCACGCCGCATAAAGGCATCTATGGCAGTGTGACGCCAAGAATGAGCGATGTGCTGGATATGGACAGTATTGACGGCGGAGAGCTGGGCTTGAGCGCCGATACGACAATGGCCGGTTATCTCAGTGAGCTGGATCGTTATCCGCTGCTGACCAATTCGGATGCTCATTCGCTCGGCAAAATTGGTCGTGAATATAATGTGTTCCGGATGCAGGAAGCTAACTTTGACGAATTCCGTAATGTGCTGCAGGGACGAGAAGGACGAGGAATTGAAGCCAATTACGGTCTGGACCCGAGACTGGGCAAGTATCATCGTACCTACTGTACCAACTGCGAACATATTATTCATGAGGCAGAGCCGGCACTGGAGCGCTGTCCCTACTGCGGCAGCACCCGTCTGACGATTGGCGTACTGGATCGGATTCTGGGAATTGCCGACCGGACAGAACCTCAGCCGCCATTGGATCGGCCGCCGTACCGTTATCAGGTCCCGCTGGCTTTTATTCCCGGTCTGGGTCCTGCCAAAATGAACAGACTGCTGGAAGCGTTTGGTACAGAAATGAGTATTCTGCATAATACATCCCGTGAAGAACTGGATGCTATTGTAGGGAGCGAGATTGCCGGTTATATCGAACTGGCCCGCACCGGACAGCTGACGCTAAGCGCCGGAGGCGGAGGCACCTACGGCAAGGTAGTTACCGGATAG
- a CDS encoding purine-nucleoside phosphorylase, whose amino-acid sequence MTAITQATIQEAAAYIRSQSDITPEIGLILGSGLGVLADLVEEGVSIPYNSIPHFPVSTVEGHDGELLLGKVQGRPVVMMKGRFHMYEGYGPEVTAFPVRVMKELGVSSLLVTNAAGGVNTSYEPGDLMVLSDHLNMTGRNPLIGPNDSALGVRFPDMSEAYSRRLRQIFKDTAAQQGLKVQEGVYAGLLGPTYETPAEIVMLRTLGADAVGMSTVSETIVARHAGIEVLGISCITNMAAGILDQPLSHDEVMETAERVRDQFLKLVLAVIPQM is encoded by the coding sequence ATGACAGCTATTACACAGGCAACTATTCAGGAAGCGGCAGCTTATATCCGTAGCCAGAGCGATATCACACCGGAAATCGGTCTGATCCTCGGCTCGGGTCTGGGGGTACTCGCAGATCTGGTTGAAGAAGGCGTATCTATTCCTTATAACAGTATTCCGCATTTCCCGGTATCCACGGTAGAAGGACATGACGGCGAACTGCTGCTGGGCAAAGTACAGGGCCGTCCGGTCGTTATGATGAAAGGCCGTTTCCATATGTATGAAGGCTATGGCCCGGAAGTGACAGCTTTCCCGGTACGCGTAATGAAAGAACTCGGCGTATCCAGCTTGCTGGTGACCAATGCAGCTGGCGGTGTGAATACATCGTATGAGCCAGGCGATCTGATGGTACTGAGCGACCATCTGAACATGACCGGTCGCAATCCACTGATCGGACCGAATGATTCCGCACTGGGTGTACGCTTCCCGGATATGTCCGAAGCCTACAGCCGCCGTCTGCGCCAGATCTTCAAGGATACAGCAGCACAGCAGGGACTGAAAGTACAGGAAGGTGTCTATGCAGGACTGCTTGGCCCTACGTATGAGACGCCTGCAGAGATTGTAATGCTGCGTACACTTGGCGCCGATGCTGTCGGAATGTCTACGGTATCCGAGACTATCGTAGCGCGTCATGCGGGTATCGAAGTACTCGGTATCTCCTGTATCACCAATATGGCAGCAGGTATCCTCGATCAGCCGCTGTCCCATGATGAAGTCATGGAGACGGCTGAGCGTGTACGTGATCAGTTCCTGAAGCTGGTACTGGCGGTTATTCCGCAAATGTAA
- a CDS encoding ArsR/SmtB family transcription factor yields the protein MNEIDIFKALSNETRLNILRWLGEPEKNFPKQQAHLPKEVSIKGGVCVGDIQDKVNLSQSTVSHYLSIMQKAGLLEAVRYGQWTYYRRNEDTIKKLAQFLDKEI from the coding sequence ATGAATGAAATTGACATTTTCAAGGCCCTTTCCAACGAGACACGCCTCAATATATTGAGATGGCTTGGAGAACCTGAGAAAAATTTCCCCAAACAGCAAGCACATTTGCCCAAGGAGGTTAGTATCAAAGGCGGCGTATGTGTAGGTGATATTCAGGATAAGGTAAATTTATCCCAGTCCACCGTCTCTCATTACTTGTCCATCATGCAAAAAGCTGGATTACTGGAGGCTGTACGTTACGGTCAGTGGACCTATTATCGTCGTAATGAGGATACCATCAAGAAATTGGCCCAGTTCTTGGATAAAGAAATCTGA
- a CDS encoding Fur family transcriptional regulator — protein MEARIDKIKHQLQSKGYKLTPQREATVRVLLENEEDHLSAEDVFMLVKQKAPEIGLATVYRTLELLSELHVVEKINFGDGVARYDLRTDTSKHHHHHLICVQCGSMDEIREDWLGPLEERLDKEFDFSVLDHRLDFYGVCYRCKDKEQQDGSQNNPE, from the coding sequence ATGGAAGCACGGATCGATAAAATCAAACATCAATTACAATCCAAAGGTTACAAATTAACACCCCAGCGGGAAGCCACTGTCCGAGTGCTCCTTGAGAACGAAGAAGACCATCTGAGTGCCGAGGATGTATTCATGCTCGTGAAGCAAAAGGCTCCCGAAATCGGTCTGGCCACCGTTTACCGTACCCTCGAGCTTCTGAGTGAACTGCATGTCGTGGAGAAAATCAACTTCGGCGACGGTGTCGCACGTTATGATCTGCGTACCGATACAAGCAAGCATCATCATCATCATCTGATTTGCGTGCAATGCGGAAGTATGGACGAGATCCGCGAAGACTGGTTGGGACCGCTCGAGGAGCGACTGGACAAGGAATTTGATTTCTCGGTTCTGGACCACCGACTCGATTTTTACGGGGTTTGTTACCGCTGCAAGGACAAAGAGCAGCAGGATGGCAGCCAGAATAATCCCGAATAA
- a CDS encoding NUDIX domain-containing protein yields MAEHTNKQLDEITLSTESIYKGKIISVQVDTVKLPNGDESKREVVRHSGAVAVLAIHNDRMIVVEQFRQPLGRTQVEIPAGKLDPGEKPEDAINRELKEETGYTAKSMKLLFSFYTSPGFADEIIHLYLADELTAGDAELDEDEFLEVTEITLEEAFAQIREGRMSDAKTIMAVQAWQLLKLGAQPGQ; encoded by the coding sequence ATGGCTGAACATACAAATAAACAACTGGATGAAATCACACTGTCCACGGAGTCCATCTACAAAGGCAAAATTATTTCCGTACAGGTGGATACCGTAAAGCTGCCCAACGGAGACGAGAGCAAGCGTGAAGTGGTACGCCACTCCGGAGCAGTCGCTGTACTGGCGATTCATAATGATCGCATGATCGTGGTCGAACAGTTCCGTCAGCCGCTGGGACGCACACAGGTAGAGATACCTGCCGGCAAGCTCGATCCGGGCGAAAAGCCGGAAGATGCGATTAACCGTGAATTGAAGGAAGAGACCGGTTATACCGCGAAAAGCATGAAGCTGCTGTTCTCCTTTTATACTTCGCCGGGTTTTGCGGATGAGATTATTCATCTCTATCTGGCTGATGAACTGACTGCAGGAGATGCCGAGCTGGATGAAGATGAATTCCTGGAAGTAACCGAAATTACGCTGGAAGAAGCATTTGCCCAGATCCGCGAAGGACGCATGAGCGATGCCAAAACTATTATGGCTGTGCAGGCATGGCAGCTGCTGAAGCTGGGAGCCCAGCCGGGACAATGA
- a CDS encoding M20/M25/M40 family metallo-hydrolase, which produces MVSESRLIEEFMELVQIDSETKQERIIADRLTEKLLTLGFTVIEDESSLRTGHGAGNLIATLPANTDAPIPKIFFTSHMDTVKPGNGIKPVMDSEGWITSEGETILGADDKAGVAALFEMIRVVKEQNIPHGQIQLVITAGEESGLMGARAMDPGLLDADFGYALDSNGAVGTIAVAAPTQARVVMEIYGKSAHAGVNPEDGISAIQVAGKAISRMKLGRIDHETTANIGKFEGGGATNVVCDYARLEAEARSLVHEKVEVQLAAMKESLENTCAEFGATAKFQSVIVYPGFKFTEEDAVVQLAQRAAANLGLPNDIFHTGGGSDANIFNGMGVPTANLAVGYEEIHTTNERIHRNELINAARLVIEIVRETARQ; this is translated from the coding sequence GTGGTATCCGAAAGTAGATTAATCGAAGAATTCATGGAGCTTGTACAAATTGATAGTGAAACCAAGCAGGAGCGTATTATCGCCGATCGTCTGACCGAAAAGCTGCTGACACTTGGCTTTACAGTGATCGAAGACGAATCGTCCCTGCGTACCGGACACGGAGCAGGCAATCTGATTGCTACGTTGCCGGCGAATACGGATGCACCGATTCCGAAGATTTTCTTTACTTCCCATATGGATACGGTCAAGCCGGGTAACGGCATCAAGCCGGTGATGGACAGTGAAGGCTGGATCACCAGTGAAGGCGAGACGATTCTGGGAGCGGATGACAAGGCAGGTGTCGCCGCATTGTTCGAGATGATTCGCGTCGTAAAAGAACAGAATATTCCGCACGGACAGATTCAACTGGTTATTACAGCTGGTGAAGAATCAGGTCTGATGGGTGCACGTGCGATGGACCCTGGCCTGCTGGATGCAGACTTTGGTTATGCGCTGGATTCTAATGGAGCAGTAGGCACTATTGCAGTAGCTGCACCAACACAGGCACGTGTAGTTATGGAAATCTACGGCAAGTCTGCTCATGCCGGAGTGAACCCGGAAGATGGCATCAGCGCGATTCAGGTAGCAGGCAAAGCGATCTCGCGCATGAAGCTGGGACGCATCGATCATGAGACTACCGCGAATATCGGCAAATTTGAAGGCGGCGGCGCAACGAATGTGGTCTGCGATTATGCTCGTCTGGAAGCGGAAGCACGTAGCCTGGTGCACGAAAAAGTAGAAGTGCAGCTGGCAGCCATGAAGGAATCGCTGGAAAATACATGTGCCGAATTTGGCGCGACTGCCAAATTCCAAAGTGTCATTGTATATCCGGGCTTCAAATTCACGGAGGAAGATGCCGTAGTGCAACTGGCACAGCGTGCTGCAGCCAATCTGGGATTGCCCAATGATATTTTCCATACCGGTGGTGGCAGCGATGCGAATATTTTCAATGGCATGGGTGTGCCTACAGCCAATCTGGCAGTCGGCTACGAAGAGATTCATACAACCAATGAGCGCATTCATCGCAATGAGCTGATCAATGCAGCCCGTCTGGTGATTGAGATTGTGCGGGAGACAGCGCGTCAGTAA
- a CDS encoding DNA/RNA non-specific endonuclease — protein MAPQDERYADEKIRVGEAMGMDWYEQADGYDSKFLGEQYEIPHPGLSAELIKDIAPLHNSSIILDYTHFSIVMSRSRRLAIYTVVNIDGSQLQDAGRSDKWRYDSRMDEQYQSGDEIYRDNDLDRGHLVRRRDPIWGKDADRANVDTFHFTNCAPQHKDLNQDTWLGLEDYILEHARSNKRKATIFTGPVFRDSDIAYRGIQLPEEYWKVAAIVKDNGQLSVTAYLISQKGLLRTMQTEDELGPYKTYQVKVAHIEELTGLDFRHLREHDAYPAEAVATSMTIESVQDIHI, from the coding sequence ATGGCACCGCAGGACGAGCGTTATGCAGATGAGAAAATACGTGTAGGTGAAGCAATGGGTATGGATTGGTATGAACAGGCAGACGGCTATGACAGCAAGTTTCTCGGCGAGCAGTACGAGATTCCGCATCCGGGGCTAAGCGCAGAGCTGATCAAAGATATTGCTCCCCTGCACAACAGTTCCATTATTCTCGACTATACCCACTTCTCTATTGTTATGAGCCGTTCGCGGCGGCTCGCCATTTATACGGTAGTCAATATCGATGGCAGCCAGCTTCAGGATGCCGGACGGTCGGACAAGTGGCGGTATGACTCGCGTATGGATGAACAGTATCAGAGTGGGGATGAGATTTACCGAGATAACGATCTGGATCGGGGCCATCTCGTGCGGCGGCGGGATCCGATCTGGGGCAAGGATGCCGATCGCGCCAATGTAGATACTTTTCACTTTACCAACTGCGCTCCCCAGCACAAGGACCTGAATCAGGATACCTGGCTGGGTCTGGAAGATTATATCTTGGAGCATGCCCGTAGCAACAAGCGCAAAGCTACAATTTTCACCGGGCCTGTGTTCCGTGACAGTGATATTGCCTACCGCGGCATCCAGCTGCCCGAAGAATACTGGAAAGTCGCTGCGATCGTCAAGGATAACGGTCAGCTCTCTGTCACTGCTTATCTGATCTCGCAAAAAGGACTGCTCCGTACAATGCAGACCGAAGATGAACTGGGACCTTACAAAACGTATCAGGTCAAAGTCGCCCATATTGAAGAACTGACCGGTCTGGATTTCCGGCATTTGCGCGAACATGACGCTTATCCGGCAGAAGCGGTAGCAACCAGTATGACGATTGAAAGTGTACAGGATATTCATATATAA
- a CDS encoding M14 family zinc carboxypeptidase: MKKIILLLLSILLVLPDILIPSTAEARSGNVVDPSATYTYTRLTRDIQSLASKYPDIIEYRSIGTTRYGREIWAVGLGHGEATLFINGSHHAREWLTTTLNMYMIEQYAAAYSANRKFEGYDARAILNKTRIWFVPMVNPDGVTLQQLGLDAFPASVHQALITMNGGSRNFKRWKANLQGIDPNRQYDSYWSTLEANIPYPFWRNHKGSSPVQTLENKAMVNFTYEIDPEIAVSYHSAGRIIYWSFHTLAANLPRDKRLARLFSDYTGYRLMPQRSDSSGGGYTDWFITAFKRPAFTPEIGIKPGETHLPVSAFAEEWRRNKKIGLWLAQESYALWAKKNTGSTPDSPVSASVSVWIDDQQPDTRIPAFRENGVNYVAYKPLLTHYGFVPFWDQSSRTVTATSSAGGTVSFTLNSKYAQLNGKTITLSAAPKMVDNLIYVPARLISQVTGAMLEVQAADNSLRFTSPEANPAPVDSNMAEESAENGHSDPPADSDTVGSSTYGE; encoded by the coding sequence TTGAAAAAAATCATATTGCTTCTCCTGTCCATACTGCTGGTTCTGCCTGATATCCTTATCCCCTCCACCGCAGAAGCCCGTAGCGGAAATGTGGTTGATCCGTCAGCCACTTATACCTATACAAGGCTAACCAGAGATATTCAGTCGCTCGCCAGCAAATACCCGGATATTATCGAATATCGCTCTATTGGTACTACCCGCTATGGTCGGGAAATCTGGGCAGTCGGTCTGGGTCATGGCGAAGCCACTCTGTTTATTAATGGTTCTCATCATGCCCGTGAGTGGCTGACTACTACACTCAATATGTACATGATTGAGCAGTATGCTGCTGCCTACAGTGCCAATCGCAAATTTGAAGGGTATGATGCGCGTGCCATTTTGAACAAGACCAGGATCTGGTTTGTTCCGATGGTGAATCCGGACGGTGTAACTCTGCAACAGCTGGGTCTTGATGCTTTCCCCGCTTCGGTTCATCAGGCACTTATCACCATGAATGGCGGCAGCCGGAACTTCAAGCGCTGGAAAGCCAACCTACAGGGGATCGATCCGAATCGCCAGTATGATTCTTACTGGTCTACTCTGGAAGCGAATATCCCTTATCCGTTCTGGCGTAATCATAAAGGGTCTTCCCCTGTACAAACGCTGGAAAACAAAGCTATGGTGAACTTCACCTATGAGATTGATCCGGAAATTGCCGTGTCGTATCATTCGGCCGGACGGATTATTTACTGGAGCTTTCATACGCTAGCGGCCAATCTACCGCGGGATAAGCGGCTGGCTCGACTGTTCAGCGATTATACCGGTTATCGGCTGATGCCGCAGCGCAGCGATTCGTCGGGCGGTGGCTACACCGACTGGTTTATTACTGCTTTCAAACGGCCTGCCTTCACGCCGGAGATCGGGATCAAGCCAGGCGAGACCCATCTGCCCGTCTCTGCTTTTGCCGAAGAATGGCGACGCAACAAAAAAATCGGGCTATGGCTCGCTCAGGAAAGCTATGCTCTCTGGGCGAAAAAGAATACCGGGTCTACTCCAGATTCGCCTGTCTCTGCATCAGTCAGCGTATGGATTGATGATCAGCAGCCAGACACGCGTATCCCTGCTTTCCGGGAAAATGGCGTCAATTACGTAGCCTACAAACCGCTGCTGACGCATTACGGATTTGTTCCGTTCTGGGATCAGTCTTCCAGAACTGTAACCGCTACTTCCAGTGCTGGTGGAACTGTCAGCTTCACCCTGAACAGCAAATATGCTCAGCTGAACGGCAAAACGATCACGCTGAGCGCTGCACCAAAGATGGTGGATAATCTTATTTATGTACCGGCCCGTCTGATCAGTCAGGTCACCGGAGCTATGCTTGAAGTTCAGGCAGCAGATAACAGTCTTCGCTTTACCAGTCCGGAAGCCAATCCGGCACCGGTCGACAGCAATATGGCTGAAGAGTCGGCAGAGAATGGCCATAGCGATCCCCCTGCAGACAGCGATACAGTCGGTTCATCGACTTATGGAGAATAA
- a CDS encoding TldD/PmbA family protein, which translates to MLQPALVEKILNAALESGGDFAEIFVEDRTDRDLGMLGGVVERALSGRDYGIGIRILQGVFSVYAYTSDLREEYLIETARKAARALKGSSGDLVLNFNQIQFEDRHPILQRPSAAQNSRKIELMRQAHEALKTSHPLIEQTSVGILNWEQKVLIANSDGLWAEDTRTYTRMRMSAIAVDGTQRQSGFRGPGAYAGLELLEQMDIAAEAREAGRIAGTMVKAGYAPSGQFPVVIENGFGGVLFHEACGHGLESTAVGIGASVFAGKLGQQIASPLVTAIDDGTIPNAWGSLNIDDEGMPTQRNVLIENGILKGYLIDKVGSRRMNMPPTGSGRRQSYKFAPASRMNNTFIAEGSSTREEMIANTEYGIYAKSMGGGSVNTATSDFNFAINEAYMIRNGQIAEPVKGATLIGKGLEALQHIDMVGNNLDHGQGMCGSISGSLPVNCGQPTLRVSKMTIGGRKGE; encoded by the coding sequence ATGCTGCAACCTGCACTGGTAGAGAAAATATTGAACGCTGCGCTGGAAAGCGGTGGCGATTTTGCAGAGATTTTTGTGGAAGACCGCACAGATCGTGATCTAGGAATGCTGGGCGGCGTAGTAGAACGTGCATTATCCGGACGCGATTATGGAATAGGCATTCGTATTCTTCAAGGTGTTTTTTCAGTCTATGCCTATACAAGCGATCTGCGTGAAGAGTATCTGATTGAGACAGCCCGCAAGGCTGCACGTGCACTCAAAGGATCATCCGGCGATCTGGTGCTGAATTTTAACCAAATTCAATTCGAAGATCGTCACCCCATTTTGCAGCGCCCATCGGCAGCGCAGAACAGCCGCAAAATCGAACTGATGCGTCAGGCGCATGAAGCACTGAAAACGTCTCATCCGTTGATCGAGCAGACCTCGGTCGGTATCCTGAATTGGGAGCAAAAGGTGCTGATTGCCAATTCGGATGGATTATGGGCGGAAGATACACGAACCTACACACGAATGCGCATGAGCGCAATTGCGGTAGACGGTACGCAGCGCCAGTCGGGATTCCGTGGACCGGGAGCCTATGCGGGATTGGAACTGCTGGAGCAGATGGATATTGCAGCAGAAGCGCGCGAAGCCGGACGAATCGCGGGTACGATGGTCAAGGCTGGTTATGCGCCAAGCGGACAATTCCCGGTAGTGATCGAGAATGGCTTTGGCGGTGTGCTATTCCACGAAGCCTGCGGACATGGTCTCGAATCGACAGCGGTTGGTATCGGCGCTTCCGTATTTGCTGGCAAGCTGGGTCAGCAGATCGCTTCACCACTCGTTACGGCGATTGACGATGGCACGATCCCGAATGCCTGGGGCTCGCTCAATATCGACGATGAAGGGATGCCTACCCAGCGCAATGTACTGATTGAGAATGGTATTCTCAAAGGCTATCTGATCGACAAAGTAGGATCTCGTCGCATGAATATGCCACCTACCGGTTCCGGCAGACGCCAGTCGTACAAATTCGCACCGGCATCACGGATGAATAATACTTTTATTGCAGAAGGCAGCTCTACCCGCGAAGAGATGATTGCCAATACAGAATACGGTATTTATGCCAAATCCATGGGTGGCGGCTCGGTAAATACAGCGACCAGTGATTTTAACTTTGCGATTAACGAAGCCTATATGATTCGCAATGGTCAGATCGCTGAACCGGTCAAGGGAGCAACACTGATCGGCAAAGGACTGGAAGCCCTGCAGCATATCGATATGGTCGGCAATAACCTGGATCATGGACAGGGCATGTGCGGCTCTATCAGCGGCAGTCTGCCGGTGAACTGCGGTCAGCCGACACTGCGTGTATCCAAAATGACCATTGGCGGCAGAAAGGGGGAATAA